One genomic segment of Spiroplasma endosymbiont of Poecilobothrus nobilitatus includes these proteins:
- a CDS encoding transposase: MAKNHYNDEFKQQIVGLYKMGQTPEQLVNDYQIGKSTVWKWDHQFSNSGSFKAKDNRTPEENELIQLRKKVK; the protein is encoded by the coding sequence ATGGCAAAGAATCATTATAATGATGAATTTAAGCAACAAATTGTTGGTCTTTACAAAATGGGTCAAACTCCTGAACAATTAGTCAATGATTATCAAATTGGTAAATCTACTGTTTGGAAATGAGATCACCAATTTAGCAACTCGGGCTCATTTAAAGCTAAAGACAATAGAACGCCAGAAGAAAACGAATTAATTCAATTACGTAAAAAAGTTAAATAA
- the rnc gene encoding ribonuclease III codes for MQFINKQPEQLFFELKSFFKQYHVFIKEPQYYLEALTHNSYANEHNLSYTYQRMEFLGDAILTKEISLYLFLSFPDKNEGEITNLRSKIVREGTLAELVRRMNWAPFLLLGKGEIKTKGYEKNRILADIYESMIAALYLDLGEEVVRNFINDTLIQMVSNPGFFDQIRDYKTELQEFLQAGDARTLEYKLIKESPPLEGNRVLYTVVAEIGGIRYGEGCGYTHKEAEQLAARDALQKLATKSKYHFENK; via the coding sequence ATGCAGTTTATAAACAAACAGCCAGAACAACTTTTTTTTGAATTAAAATCTTTTTTTAAACAGTATCATGTTTTTATTAAAGAGCCACAATATTATTTAGAAGCCTTAACCCATAATTCTTATGCAAATGAACATAATTTAAGTTATACTTATCAACGAATGGAATTTTTGGGTGATGCAATTTTAACAAAAGAAATTTCCTTATACTTATTTTTAAGTTTTCCTGATAAAAATGAAGGTGAAATTACTAATTTACGTAGTAAAATTGTTCGTGAAGGAACATTAGCAGAATTAGTTCGTCGAATGAATTGAGCACCTTTCTTATTATTAGGAAAAGGAGAAATTAAAACAAAAGGATATGAAAAAAATCGTATTTTAGCTGATATTTATGAGTCAATGATTGCTGCATTATATCTTGATTTGGGTGAAGAGGTTGTTCGTAATTTTATTAATGATACCCTTATTCAAATGGTTTCTAATCCTGGTTTTTTTGATCAAATTCGAGATTACAAAACTGAATTACAAGAATTTTTACAAGCTGGTGATGCGCGAACATTAGAATATAAATTAATTAAAGAATCGCCACCATTAGAAGGAAATCGAGTTTTATATACTGTGGTTGCAGAAATTGGGGGAATTCGTTATGGCGAAGGATGCGGTTATACTCATAAAGAAGCTGAGCAATTAGCTGCTCGTGATGCGCTACAAAAATTAGCAACAAAATCAAAATATCATTTCGAAAATAAATAA
- a CDS encoding rhodanese-like domain-containing protein: MNQKAVYIDNEIFEAQKERALLLDDRTEIEFKALRQIPNSINVYIFDLFQDTSRYLSDKNQLIITLCNGGNRSS, from the coding sequence ATGAACCAAAAAGCAGTCTATATAGATAATGAAATCTTTGAAGCACAAAAAGAACGGGCTTTATTATTAGATGACCGCACTGAGATTGAATTTAAAGCGTTACGACAAATTCCAAATTCAATCAATGTTTATATTTTTGATTTGTTCCAAGATACATCGCGTTACTTATCAGACAAAAACCAATTAATTATTACATTATGCAATGGTGGTAATCGCAGTAGCTAA
- the dnaJ gene encoding molecular chaperone DnaJ translates to MGKQDYYEVLGVNRNATDDEIKRAFRQLAKKYHPDVSKEKDAEAKFKEINEAYEVLSDPNKRRNYDQFGHVGTDHNSFGGFGGFSHGFSSAGDFEDIFSGGFGGFSDIFENFFGGGKKRSGFSNQPIRGENIAARVTLTLKEQMFGKKINLDLNIDKKCEMCDGTGAKDPKKDIHTCTTCDGYGYVSLKQRSIFGVIQSQQPCPDCKGRGKVITNKCSKCKGQGNYRGKETVEIELPKSIYENQQLRIREKGNCGLNNGPRGDIYLEISVKPNKYFKCVNDNLHLNLPVSYLDALLGAEIKVPTFDGDVHLKLPPNTKTNSIFNIPNHGFFKSPTSTKRGDLIVNVIVTIPTKLSPEEKTILQKLRNNSSFKITDDFYEDL, encoded by the coding sequence ATGGGAAAACAAGACTATTATGAAGTATTGGGCGTTAATCGTAATGCTACTGATGATGAAATTAAACGTGCTTTTCGACAATTAGCAAAAAAATATCATCCTGATGTTTCAAAAGAGAAAGATGCCGAAGCAAAGTTTAAGGAAATTAATGAAGCTTATGAAGTTTTATCTGATCCAAATAAACGTCGCAATTATGATCAGTTTGGTCATGTTGGAACTGACCACAACTCTTTTGGTGGTTTTGGTGGCTTTAGTCATGGTTTTAGTAGTGCTGGAGATTTTGAAGATATTTTCTCTGGTGGTTTTGGCGGCTTTAGTGATATTTTTGAAAACTTTTTTGGTGGTGGTAAAAAACGCAGTGGTTTTAGTAATCAACCAATTAGAGGAGAAAATATTGCTGCACGTGTTACATTAACGTTAAAAGAACAAATGTTTGGGAAGAAAATAAACCTAGATTTAAATATTGATAAAAAATGTGAAATGTGTGATGGAACTGGGGCAAAAGACCCTAAAAAAGACATTCATACTTGTACAACTTGTGATGGTTATGGTTATGTTAGCCTTAAACAGCGTAGTATTTTTGGTGTGATTCAATCACAACAACCTTGTCCTGATTGTAAAGGGCGAGGAAAAGTAATTACTAATAAATGTTCAAAATGTAAAGGTCAAGGGAATTATCGTGGGAAAGAAACAGTAGAAATTGAGTTACCGAAATCAATTTATGAAAATCAACAGTTACGAATTCGCGAAAAAGGAAACTGCGGTCTAAATAATGGTCCGCGGGGGGACATTTATTTAGAAATTTCAGTAAAACCAAATAAATATTTTAAGTGTGTTAATGATAACCTTCATTTAAATTTACCAGTATCTTATTTAGATGCTTTACTAGGAGCTGAAATTAAAGTTCCAACTTTTGATGGGGATGTTCATTTGAAATTACCACCAAATACAAAAACAAATAGTATTTTTAATATTCCAAATCATGGGTTTTTCAAGTCACCAACATCGACAAAACGAGGAGATTTAATTGTTAATGTGATTGTAACAATTCCAACAAAATTATCGCCAGAAGAAAAAACAATTTTACAAAAGTTAAGAAATAATAGTTCGTTTAAAATTACTGATGATTTCTATGAAGATTTATAA
- the dnaK gene encoding molecular chaperone DnaK yields MAKIIGIDLGTTNSCVAVMEGKDFKVLENPEGQRTTPSVVSFKNEEIIVGDAAKRQAVTNPNTISSIKRKMGTSEKVHVNNKDYSPEQISAEILRYLKNYAEKKLGQKISKAVITVPAYFNDAQRQATKDAGKIAGLEVERIINEPTAAALAYGIDKVDKEQKVLVFDLGGGTFDVSILDLADGTFEVLATAGDNHLGGDDFDEVIIQWMVDEFKKDNNIDLKTDKMAMQRLKEEAEKAKKNLSSQLQTEIAAPFITARDGNPLHLNLTLTRAKFDEMTKSLVQRTIEPVRKALADAKLKPSDLDQVLLVGGSTRIPAVQEVIKRELGKEPNRTINPDEVVAIGAAIQGGVLAGDVKDVLLLDVTPLSLGIETLGGVSTVLIPRNTTIPTSKSQVFSTADDNQPAVDIHVLQGERKMAADNKSLGRFQLSGIEPAPKGIPQIEVKFSIDANGIVSVTAKDLKTSKEQSVTITNGGGLTEEEIQRMINEAEQNKDKDEQKLKNIELRNKAESYLSIITQALEGKKDKMNPEQLKASEEMAKEIKELLEKEDYAGLEAKMAALEQTMAEASKFMNDQQGDQSEPEVTNDDDKKDK; encoded by the coding sequence ATGGCAAAAATTATTGGTATTGATTTAGGAACAACAAATTCATGTGTTGCTGTGATGGAAGGAAAAGATTTTAAAGTTTTAGAAAATCCCGAAGGGCAACGAACAACACCATCAGTTGTTTCATTTAAAAATGAAGAAATTATTGTGGGAGATGCGGCAAAACGACAAGCAGTAACAAACCCAAATACAATTAGTTCTATTAAACGTAAAATGGGGACATCAGAGAAAGTTCATGTTAATAATAAAGATTATAGTCCTGAACAAATTTCTGCTGAAATTTTACGTTATTTAAAAAACTATGCTGAGAAAAAATTAGGACAAAAAATTTCAAAAGCAGTTATTACTGTCCCAGCTTATTTTAATGACGCACAACGACAAGCAACAAAAGATGCTGGAAAAATTGCTGGATTAGAAGTTGAAAGAATTATTAATGAACCAACTGCGGCAGCATTAGCTTATGGAATTGATAAAGTTGATAAAGAACAAAAAGTTTTAGTATTTGACTTAGGGGGAGGAACTTTTGATGTTTCAATTTTAGATTTAGCAGATGGAACATTTGAGGTTTTAGCAACTGCTGGGGATAATCATTTAGGAGGAGATGACTTTGATGAAGTTATTATTCAATGAATGGTTGATGAATTTAAAAAAGATAATAATATTGATTTAAAAACAGATAAAATGGCAATGCAACGATTGAAAGAAGAAGCAGAAAAAGCGAAAAAAAATCTTTCTTCACAATTACAAACTGAAATTGCAGCACCATTTATTACTGCGCGCGATGGAAATCCATTACATTTAAACCTAACATTAACAAGAGCAAAATTTGATGAAATGACAAAAAGCCTTGTTCAACGAACAATTGAACCAGTTCGTAAAGCATTAGCTGATGCAAAATTAAAACCTAGTGATTTAGACCAAGTTTTACTAGTTGGAGGAAGTACTAGAATTCCAGCGGTACAAGAAGTTATTAAACGTGAATTAGGAAAAGAACCAAACCGCACAATTAATCCTGATGAAGTTGTTGCAATTGGTGCAGCAATTCAAGGGGGAGTTTTAGCTGGTGATGTAAAAGATGTCTTATTATTAGATGTTACACCATTATCATTAGGAATTGAAACATTAGGAGGAGTTTCAACTGTTTTAATTCCTCGTAATACCACAATTCCAACATCAAAATCACAAGTGTTTTCAACCGCTGATGATAATCAACCAGCTGTTGATATTCATGTTTTACAAGGGGAACGTAAAATGGCAGCAGATAATAAATCATTAGGACGATTCCAATTGTCTGGGATTGAGCCAGCACCAAAAGGAATTCCCCAAATTGAAGTTAAGTTTTCAATTGATGCAAACGGAATTGTATCGGTTACTGCAAAAGATTTAAAAACAAGTAAAGAACAATCAGTTACCATTACTAATGGTGGTGGTTTAACAGAAGAAGAAATTCAACGAATGATTAATGAAGCAGAACAAAATAAAGATAAAGATGAGCAAAAATTAAAAAACATTGAATTGCGTAATAAGGCAGAGTCATATCTTTCAATAATTACACAAGCTTTAGAAGGAAAAAAGGATAAAATGAATCCTGAACAGTTAAAAGCTTCTGAAGAAATGGCCAAAGAAATTAAAGAATTGTTAGAAAAAGAAGATTATGCTGGTTTAGAAGCAAAAATGGCAGCATTAGAACAAACAATGGCTGAAGCTTCAAAATTTATGAATGACCAACAAGGTGATCAATCTGAACCAGAAGTTACGAATGATGATGACAAAAAAGATAAATAA
- a CDS encoding nitroreductase family protein produces the protein MSVQEAAKFRKAIKIYDKTKAVSESNLKTILTTGALAPSSNGLEPVKVIIIKEQKLKEQAALNCFMPGNQQKIKDAPILALLLGTNGDYLTSEEFLTNRLERIFSGETLKTNVRGMSNYLKSYPSPDMFSDEQVHIVASFMALQAAELKIGSSIMGGIMPLQATSFFTEHNIVDPTKWHLSLGMLFGYYDDNVKRTSFPRLRIAEDEFVSIF, from the coding sequence ATGAGCGTGCAAGAAGCAGCAAAGTTTCGAAAAGCAATTAAAATCTATGATAAAACAAAAGCAGTTAGTGAAAGTAATTTAAAAACAATTTTAACAACTGGAGCCTTAGCACCTAGTTCTAATGGCTTAGAACCAGTAAAAGTTATTATTATCAAAGAACAGAAATTAAAAGAACAAGCAGCATTAAACTGTTTTATGCCTGGCAATCAGCAAAAAATAAAAGATGCCCCAATTTTAGCATTACTATTAGGAACAAATGGTGATTATTTAACATCTGAAGAATTTTTAACCAATCGCTTAGAACGAATTTTTAGTGGTGAAACATTAAAAACAAATGTGCGAGGAATGAGTAATTACTTAAAAAGTTATCCAAGTCCAGATATGTTTTCTGATGAACAAGTACATATTGTCGCTAGTTTTATGGCATTACAAGCTGCTGAATTAAAAATTGGATCAAGTATTATGGGCGGAATTATGCCACTGCAGGCAACCTCATTCTTTACAGAACATAATATTGTGGACCCAACAAAATGACATTTATCATTAGGAATGCTATTTGGATATTATGATGATAATGTTAAAAGAACAAGTTTCCCTCGCTTACGAATTGCTGAGGATGAATTTGTTAGCATTTTTTAA
- a CDS encoding polyribonucleotide nucleotidyltransferase produces MAKQVFKKKINNQELIVEHGQLAKQASGSILVRYGETVVLVTATVNNKLSEGDFFPLTVVFQEKLYSVGKIPGGFLKREGKPSEYGTLSARVIDRTLRPLFSENFRNEVQIVINVLAVDNDHDVRVVSLFAASLALGTSKIPFAGSVAGALVTVDQKNNIIINPTLEQINNGKMELILAGTAEAINMVEAGAKEVSESLVLQAILAGHDVIQQLIAFQHEIIAKVGVPKMEVELFQIRPEIITYVNNNYAKELITAARIKKKTKRYETIEHLVEQAINNYPILVPLSEKEQKQLTVELKTALHNIIRQEVRRQILIDKTRLDGRKLDQIRPLSSKIDILPVVHGSALFTRGETQVLSVVTLGALGENQIIDGITDEEGKRFMHHYNFPPFSVGETGQIGHPSRREIGHGALGEKALLQIIPSEKVFPYTIRIVSEVLESNGSTSQASICAATLALMAAGVPITAPVVGVAMGLIKEKNNYTILTDIQGMEDHLGDMDFKVAGTANGICALQMDIKIAGINKAILQEALMAAKKARLTILDNVLATISEPRAHLAPTAPKIKTFMIPVDKIRQVIGPGGKIITAIIEKSDDVKIDIEDDGQVTIYHKEITAIEKAYQLIKAIAMPVIVGKEIIGSVVKIEKFGVFVNLKENLDGLIHISKLAKQHVEKAEDIVQLNDIVKVKVIEIDGKGKIKLQLIEILPKK; encoded by the coding sequence ATGGCAAAACAAGTATTTAAAAAAAAAATAAATAATCAGGAACTAATTGTTGAGCATGGCCAATTAGCAAAACAAGCAAGTGGTTCAATTTTAGTGCGTTATGGTGAAACTGTTGTTTTAGTAACAGCAACAGTTAATAACAAACTTAGTGAAGGTGATTTTTTTCCTTTAACAGTTGTTTTTCAAGAAAAATTATATTCAGTCGGGAAAATTCCGGGTGGATTTTTAAAACGAGAAGGGAAACCATCTGAATATGGTACTTTATCAGCGCGAGTAATTGACCGTACTTTACGGCCATTATTTTCAGAAAATTTTCGTAATGAAGTTCAAATTGTTATTAATGTTCTTGCTGTTGATAATGATCATGATGTGCGGGTGGTTAGTTTATTTGCGGCATCATTAGCACTTGGCACTTCTAAAATTCCATTTGCTGGTTCAGTAGCGGGAGCATTGGTAACTGTTGATCAAAAAAATAATATTATTATTAATCCAACATTAGAACAAATTAATAATGGCAAAATGGAATTAATTCTTGCCGGAACAGCGGAGGCAATTAATATGGTTGAAGCGGGGGCAAAAGAAGTTTCTGAAAGTTTAGTGTTGCAAGCAATTTTAGCGGGTCATGATGTTATTCAACAATTAATTGCTTTTCAGCATGAAATTATTGCAAAAGTTGGGGTTCCGAAAATGGAAGTTGAGTTGTTTCAAATTCGTCCTGAAATTATTACTTATGTTAATAACAATTATGCAAAAGAGTTAATTACAGCTGCTCGAATTAAAAAAAAAACAAAACGTTATGAAACAATTGAACATTTAGTTGAACAAGCAATTAATAATTATCCTATACTAGTTCCACTTTCAGAAAAAGAACAGAAACAATTGACTGTAGAATTAAAAACAGCCTTACATAATATTATTCGCCAAGAAGTGCGCCGCCAAATTTTAATTGATAAAACACGCTTAGATGGACGAAAATTAGATCAAATTCGCCCATTAAGTAGTAAAATTGATATATTACCAGTTGTTCATGGTAGTGCTTTGTTTACTAGGGGCGAAACACAAGTTTTATCAGTTGTAACATTAGGTGCACTAGGTGAAAATCAAATTATTGATGGAATTACCGATGAAGAAGGTAAACGTTTTATGCATCATTATAACTTTCCGCCATTTTCAGTTGGTGAAACTGGGCAGATTGGTCATCCTTCACGGCGAGAAATTGGTCATGGCGCATTAGGAGAAAAAGCATTATTACAAATTATTCCTAGTGAAAAAGTGTTTCCATATACAATTCGAATTGTTTCCGAAGTTTTAGAATCAAATGGCAGTACTTCACAAGCATCAATTTGTGCTGCTACATTAGCTTTAATGGCGGCTGGAGTGCCAATTACAGCTCCAGTAGTTGGGGTTGCAATGGGTTTAATTAAAGAAAAAAATAACTATACTATTTTGACTGATATTCAAGGGATGGAAGATCATCTTGGTGATATGGACTTTAAAGTAGCCGGAACTGCGAATGGAATTTGTGCCTTACAAATGGATATTAAAATTGCAGGAATTAACAAGGCAATTCTCCAAGAAGCTTTAATGGCGGCAAAAAAAGCGCGGTTAACAATTTTAGATAATGTTTTAGCAACTATTTCTGAACCACGAGCACATTTAGCACCAACAGCACCAAAAATTAAAACATTTATGATTCCTGTTGATAAGATTCGGCAAGTTATTGGTCCGGGTGGTAAAATAATTACAGCTATTATTGAAAAATCAGATGATGTTAAAATTGATATTGAGGATGATGGCCAAGTGACAATTTACCATAAAGAAATCACAGCGATTGAAAAAGCATATCAGTTAATTAAAGCAATTGCAATGCCAGTTATTGTTGGTAAAGAAATAATTGGATCAGTTGTTAAAATTGAAAAATTTGGTGTTTTTGTTAATTTAAAAGAAAATCTTGATGGTTTAATTCATATTTCTAAATTAGCTAAACAGCATGTTGAAAAAGCAGAAGATATTGTTCAATTAAACGATATTGTTAAAGTTAAAGTAATAGAAATTGATGGGAAAGGGAAAATTAAGTTACAATTAATTGAAATATTACCTAAAAAGTAA
- a CDS encoding nucleotide exchange factor GrpE has protein sequence MSNEKNDKSSPNQLKEKIQQLRKELSNNQPADSPSESRKTATAPTAEINNLAIIEDLEHEIDLLLKDNLRLREEKLLALADGENLKKRIHEEVADIKRYRAAGMAEKLLPTLDSFERALQVTNVTPEVKNFLTGFEMIYRMFKTVFEEEGITAMETKVGEHFNSNFHSAIEIIKTTDVSSGCIVKILQKGYMIHDRVLRHASVQVAK, from the coding sequence ATGAGTAATGAAAAAAATGATAAATCTTCGCCAAACCAATTAAAAGAAAAAATTCAACAATTACGGAAAGAATTATCAAATAATCAACCTGCTGATTCACCGTCAGAATCACGAAAAACAGCAACAGCACCGACAGCTGAAATAAATAATTTGGCAATTATTGAAGATTTAGAACATGAAATTGATTTATTGTTAAAAGACAATTTACGCTTGCGAGAAGAAAAATTATTAGCTTTAGCTGATGGCGAAAATTTAAAGAAAAGAATTCATGAAGAAGTTGCTGATATTAAACGTTATCGTGCAGCAGGGATGGCAGAAAAATTATTGCCAACATTAGATAGCTTTGAACGTGCTTTGCAAGTTACTAATGTAACGCCAGAAGTGAAAAACTTTTTAACAGGGTTTGAAATGATTTATCGTATGTTTAAAACGGTTTTTGAAGAAGAAGGTATTACCGCAATGGAGACAAAAGTAGGAGAACACTTTAATTCTAATTTCCATTCGGCAATTGAAATTATTAAAACAACTGATGTTTCATCAGGATGTATTGTTAAAATTTTACAAAAAGGATATATGATTCATGATCGTGTCTTACGTCATGCATCAGTGCAAGTTGCAAAATAA
- the plsX gene encoding phosphate acyltransferase PlsX, with amino-acid sequence MSKIAIDMMGTDLGIKPIIDALKVFMKKYDDVTFILIGAEKELKAATAAAKLDNTKYEIFATTEVIAMTEGMIEIRRKPNSSMVRGTELLRDQKVNALVSGGSTAAFLAACHFIVGEISGVSRPAFMPFIPTVNKRKSVLMLDVGANLENDAQDLVNFAIMASVYAQEIMHNPKPSVAILNIGEEASKGKEYHKEAYKLLTNNKKIFFKGNIESRDITSDVVDIIVTDGFTGNIALKTLEGMAKNLMGVIKRELTKNFYRKLKAFSLRKSFRGVRETFDYRNNAAALVLGLKAIAVKTHGSSDEKSWISTLELTRTAVVNDFVQKMTVKLLKGD; translated from the coding sequence ATGAGTAAAATTGCAATTGATATGATGGGAACTGATTTAGGCATTAAACCAATTATCGACGCTTTGAAAGTTTTTATGAAGAAATATGACGATGTTACTTTTATTTTAATTGGAGCCGAGAAGGAACTGAAGGCTGCCACAGCAGCAGCAAAATTAGATAATACAAAATATGAAATTTTTGCTACAACAGAAGTAATTGCAATGACAGAAGGTATGATTGAAATTCGTCGTAAGCCAAATAGTTCAATGGTTCGTGGAACTGAATTATTGCGTGATCAAAAAGTAAATGCTTTGGTATCCGGTGGTTCAACTGCAGCTTTTTTAGCAGCGTGTCATTTTATTGTGGGGGAAATTTCGGGAGTTTCACGGCCAGCTTTTATGCCTTTTATTCCAACAGTTAACAAGAGAAAGTCTGTTTTAATGCTAGATGTTGGTGCTAATTTAGAAAATGATGCCCAAGATCTTGTTAATTTTGCAATTATGGCTAGTGTTTATGCGCAAGAAATTATGCACAATCCAAAACCAAGCGTGGCAATCTTAAATATTGGTGAAGAAGCATCAAAAGGAAAAGAATATCATAAAGAAGCTTATAAATTATTAACAAATAATAAAAAAATTTTTTTTAAAGGAAATATTGAATCGCGTGATATTACTAGTGATGTTGTTGATATTATTGTAACAGATGGTTTTACTGGTAATATTGCTCTAAAAACATTGGAAGGAATGGCTAAAAATTTAATGGGTGTTATTAAACGCGAATTAACAAAGAATTTTTATCGAAAATTAAAAGCTTTTTCGTTACGAAAATCTTTTCGGGGAGTTCGTGAAACCTTTGATTATCGAAATAATGCAGCGGCATTAGTCTTAGGATTAAAAGCAATTGCTGTTAAAACTCATGGTAGTAGTGATGAAAAATCATGAATTAGTACTTTAGAATTAACTCGTACCGCAGTTGTCAATGATTTTGTACAAAAAATGACAGTAAAATTGTTAAAGGGGGATTAA